In a genomic window of Halobiforma lacisalsi AJ5:
- a CDS encoding ATP-binding protein, which yields MTFYDREDELASLETAYSSPGHAFYVVYGRRRVGKTALLKEFCADRPHLYYLAAQEAEDRQREKFVEQVAEVFEERVPRIDGWDDAFEYLGEKLETEDRVVVIDEFPYLVEENDSLPSYIQAFVDEQLQETASMLVLCGSSVSTMESEVLGHESPLYGRRTGQIDLQPFSFQQARDVISYDIVDAVRSYSVTGGTPMYLTLFNYERSLAENIQTHILSPTAMLYNEPEFLLRTELRNPARYLSILEAVALGHTTPNEISGATGIDSGPLSKYLQTLRRLRLLDREVPVTASGKKSKRSRYRVADEFLRFWFRYVEPNRSSIEEAPSVVFDGTIEPDLPTHVATTFEDICEEAVWELVRCEELEPYSEIGRWWYGEEEIDIVGLAPGDDRLLLAECKWTSEPVGHQLVDDLRAKAASVRWGPGDRSERFALFSRSGFVEGLAEDLNDNWSLFDLEELDRVFSGA from the coding sequence ATGACCTTCTACGATCGGGAAGACGAACTTGCCTCGCTCGAGACCGCGTATTCATCGCCCGGTCACGCCTTCTACGTCGTCTACGGACGCCGCCGTGTTGGAAAGACAGCGCTTCTCAAAGAGTTCTGTGCTGATCGGCCTCATCTCTACTATCTCGCTGCGCAGGAGGCGGAGGATCGCCAACGTGAGAAATTCGTCGAACAAGTCGCCGAGGTGTTCGAGGAGCGCGTGCCACGAATCGACGGCTGGGACGACGCGTTCGAGTATCTCGGTGAGAAACTCGAAACGGAGGATCGAGTCGTGGTCATCGACGAGTTCCCGTATTTGGTCGAGGAAAACGACTCACTCCCCTCCTATATCCAGGCGTTCGTTGACGAACAGCTCCAGGAGACTGCGTCGATGCTCGTGCTGTGTGGCTCGAGCGTGAGTACGATGGAATCGGAGGTGCTCGGCCACGAAAGTCCACTCTACGGTCGGCGGACTGGACAGATCGATCTGCAACCGTTCTCGTTTCAGCAGGCCCGGGACGTCATCTCGTACGATATTGTGGATGCGGTCCGATCGTACTCGGTCACCGGCGGGACGCCGATGTACCTCACGCTCTTCAACTACGAGCGGTCCCTCGCAGAGAACATCCAGACGCATATCCTCTCACCGACGGCAATGCTGTACAACGAACCGGAGTTCCTGCTTCGGACCGAACTTCGAAACCCTGCGCGGTACCTGAGCATCCTCGAGGCGGTGGCGCTGGGCCACACGACGCCAAACGAAATTTCGGGAGCCACCGGCATCGATTCCGGACCGCTGTCGAAGTATCTCCAGACGCTTCGCCGGCTCCGACTCCTCGATCGTGAGGTTCCGGTTACGGCATCCGGGAAGAAGTCAAAGCGTTCCCGGTACCGGGTCGCTGATGAGTTCCTCCGGTTCTGGTTCCGCTACGTCGAGCCGAATCGGTCCAGCATCGAAGAAGCGCCGTCCGTCGTGTTCGATGGCACGATCGAGCCGGACCTCCCCACGCACGTCGCGACGACGTTCGAAGACATCTGCGAAGAGGCCGTCTGGGAACTGGTTCGATGCGAAGAACTCGAGCCGTACTCCGAGATCGGCCGCTGGTGGTACGGAGAGGAGGAGATCGATATCGTCGGCCTCGCACCCGGTGATGACCGGCTCCTGCTCGCCGAATGTAAGTGGACCAGTGAGCCAGTCGGCCACCAACTCGTCGACGATCTTCGGGCAAAGGCTGCGAGCGTTCGGTGGGGACCAGGGGACCGGTCCGAGCGGTTCGCCCTGTTCTCGAGAAGCGGATTCGTCGAGGGCCTCGCCGAGGATCTCAACGATAACTGGTCGTTGTTTGACCTCGAGGAACTCGATCGAGTCTTTTCCGGGGCGTGA
- a CDS encoding AAA family ATPase, with product MNDEAIPTGCDPVDDLLGGGFERGTVTQLYGPPAAGKTNLALSAAVETAAAGGTVVYIDTEGVSVDRFEQLLSARVNGDGASTADSSALVESDGAGEPDSPASDDLTVEDVASRIVIEDAVDFEEQAEAVRDAEEFAERADLIVLDSATGFYRLERTGDDDEGDALRRVARQVTHLLSLARKHDLAVVLTNQVFSDPDSDRTRALGGNTLEHWTGVVLRLERFRGGNRRATLEKHRSKSAGDSVQFRITDNGLEGGEDGQRF from the coding sequence GTGAACGACGAGGCGATTCCGACCGGCTGTGATCCGGTCGACGACCTGCTCGGCGGCGGGTTCGAGCGCGGGACCGTCACGCAGTTGTACGGCCCGCCGGCCGCGGGGAAGACCAACCTCGCGCTGTCGGCCGCCGTCGAGACGGCCGCCGCGGGCGGGACGGTCGTCTACATCGATACGGAAGGGGTGTCGGTCGACCGCTTCGAGCAGTTGCTCTCGGCGCGGGTCAACGGCGACGGGGCCAGCACAGCCGACTCGAGTGCGTTGGTCGAGTCCGACGGCGCCGGCGAGCCGGATTCGCCCGCATCCGACGACCTCACCGTCGAGGACGTCGCCTCCCGGATCGTCATCGAGGACGCCGTCGATTTCGAGGAACAGGCCGAGGCCGTCCGCGACGCCGAGGAGTTCGCCGAGCGGGCGGACCTGATCGTCCTCGACAGCGCGACCGGCTTCTACCGCCTCGAGCGGACCGGCGACGACGACGAGGGCGATGCGCTGCGCCGGGTCGCCCGACAGGTGACCCACCTGCTCTCGCTGGCCCGAAAACACGACCTCGCGGTCGTGCTCACGAACCAGGTCTTCTCGGATCCCGACTCCGACCGCACCCGCGCGCTCGGCGGGAACACCCTCGAGCACTGGACCGGCGTCGTGCTCCGCCTCGAGCGCTTCCGCGGCGGGAATCGTCGCGCGACGCTCGAGAAACACCGCTCGAAGTCGGCCGGCGACTCCGTCCAGTTCCGGATCACCGATAATGGTCTCGAGGGCGGCGAAGACGGACAGCGGTTCTGA
- a CDS encoding CBS domain-containing protein, whose translation MNIADIATQDYIEVDVGTRMGKVPSTFENGGPKGIIVKNDGEYEGVISEREVLQSHVEDDAKVAALIKPSRNDPSPQVDREEDVRETARLLIESNSKVAPVFENGDLWGVISDDAILEAVLENLDTLTVEDVYTADPVTLQEDDGVGKAINHLREHGISRLPILNENGYLSGVVTTHDIADFVIRKNETTTTGDRVGDSQRLLDVPVYDIMNSPVETTTLDASVETAVETMLDQDFAGLMVTPEDDDRVVIGVLTKTDVLRALTFTEEERMDVQITNVSLLDTISRESVHESIEEVSDKYADMQVLHAHVRFKEHKEKLRGTPLIHCQIRLRTNKGQVAGTGEGYGAENAFRVALEKLERNVLEVKGVTSDEEYRGQLLRKLNEL comes from the coding sequence ATGAATATCGCTGATATCGCCACCCAGGATTACATCGAAGTCGACGTCGGCACGCGCATGGGGAAGGTCCCTTCTACCTTCGAGAACGGCGGCCCCAAGGGAATTATCGTCAAAAACGACGGGGAATACGAGGGCGTCATCAGCGAGCGGGAAGTCCTCCAGTCTCACGTCGAAGACGACGCGAAGGTGGCGGCGCTCATCAAGCCCAGCCGGAACGATCCGTCCCCGCAGGTCGACCGGGAGGAAGACGTCCGGGAGACCGCACGTCTGCTGATCGAGAGCAACTCGAAGGTCGCCCCGGTCTTCGAGAACGGCGACCTCTGGGGTGTCATCTCCGACGACGCTATCCTCGAGGCCGTCCTCGAGAACCTCGATACGCTGACCGTCGAGGACGTCTACACCGCCGACCCGGTCACGCTCCAGGAAGACGACGGCGTCGGGAAGGCGATCAACCACCTGCGCGAACACGGTATCTCTCGTCTCCCGATCCTCAACGAAAACGGCTATCTCTCCGGTGTCGTGACGACCCACGACATCGCCGACTTCGTGATCCGGAAAAACGAGACGACGACGACCGGCGACCGCGTCGGCGACAGCCAGCGGCTGCTCGACGTGCCGGTCTACGACATTATGAACAGCCCGGTCGAGACGACGACGCTCGACGCCAGCGTCGAGACGGCCGTTGAGACGATGCTCGACCAGGACTTCGCCGGGCTGATGGTCACGCCGGAGGACGACGACCGGGTCGTCATCGGCGTTCTCACCAAGACGGACGTCCTGCGGGCGCTGACCTTCACCGAGGAGGAGCGCATGGACGTCCAGATCACGAACGTCTCCCTGCTCGATACCATCTCCCGGGAGTCCGTCCACGAGAGCATCGAGGAGGTGTCGGACAAGTACGCCGACATGCAGGTACTGCACGCCCACGTCCGCTTCAAGGAACACAAGGAGAAGCTCCGTGGCACGCCGCTGATCCACTGTCAGATCCGCCTGCGCACCAACAAGGGCCAGGTCGCCGGCACCGGCGAGGGCTACGGCGCGGAAAACGCCTTCCGCGTCGCCCTCGAGAAACTCGAGCGCAACGTCCTCGAGGTCAAGGGGGTCACCAGCGACGAGGAGTACCGCGGCCAGCTGCTGCGGAAGCTGAACGAGCTGTAA
- a CDS encoding lycopene cyclase domain-containing protein produces the protein MESKPDISVFGRYTYLVTELFWGAIAVFLLRRENALRKAAVTILALYPVAYVWDRYTLAVGIFDIKLRTGIDIAGIPLEEHLFMAVVPGLVIGFHETIFGSGTDGST, from the coding sequence ATGGAATCGAAACCCGACATCAGCGTTTTCGGCCGGTACACGTACCTCGTCACCGAACTGTTCTGGGGCGCGATCGCCGTCTTCCTGTTGCGCCGGGAGAACGCCCTCCGGAAGGCCGCAGTGACGATCCTCGCGCTGTACCCCGTCGCGTACGTCTGGGACCGATACACCCTCGCCGTCGGTATCTTCGACATCAAGCTCCGGACGGGGATCGACATTGCGGGGATCCCGCTCGAGGAACACCTCTTCATGGCCGTCGTCCCGGGACTGGTGATCGGCTTTCACGAGACGATCTTCGGAAGCGGGACCGACGGGTCGACGTAG
- a CDS encoding CAP domain-containing protein, which produces MSRPGTDPEPDADTNAGPETNTGTGPSDTESDSVRPTSSSDDALLGTGTPQRTDRALVRTLLSLAFFAVVLGTVVLGGLLLGPTALETVEDIADADEIEIVDGPSPSPSAEPPPAGERNPDVMDPADPGESTYETDVEPISSATVEDFVHAEVNDRRAAHDLEPIEWDGTVASVARAHSYDMAQRDYFAHTNPDDEGPYDRFTAVDDYCRAYGENIALTWVDRPVDRPGGDDVVEYQTAEGVATGLVDQWMNSTAHREAILEEHSSHGWDRGGVGVYIDDDGAVYASHNFCLAA; this is translated from the coding sequence ATGAGCCGCCCGGGAACGGATCCCGAACCGGACGCCGACACGAACGCGGGCCCGGAGACGAATACGGGGACGGGCCCGTCGGACACCGAATCGGATTCGGTCCGCCCGACCTCCTCGAGCGACGACGCCCTGCTCGGTACCGGTACCCCACAGCGCACCGATCGCGCACTCGTCCGTACCCTGCTCAGCCTCGCCTTCTTCGCGGTCGTGCTCGGAACGGTGGTCCTCGGCGGCCTCCTGCTCGGCCCGACGGCGCTCGAGACCGTCGAGGACATAGCGGATGCCGACGAGATCGAGATCGTCGACGGGCCGAGTCCGAGCCCGAGCGCCGAGCCCCCGCCGGCCGGCGAGCGCAACCCCGACGTCATGGATCCGGCCGATCCCGGCGAGTCGACCTACGAGACCGACGTCGAGCCCATCTCGTCGGCGACCGTCGAGGACTTCGTCCACGCCGAGGTCAACGACCGTCGCGCGGCCCACGACCTCGAGCCCATCGAGTGGGACGGCACCGTCGCCTCGGTCGCCCGGGCCCACAGCTACGACATGGCCCAGCGGGACTACTTCGCGCACACGAACCCGGACGACGAAGGGCCCTACGACCGGTTCACCGCCGTCGACGACTACTGCCGGGCCTACGGCGAGAACATCGCCCTGACGTGGGTCGACCGGCCGGTCGACCGTCCCGGCGGGGACGACGTCGTCGAGTACCAGACCGCCGAAGGCGTCGCGACCGGACTCGTCGATCAGTGGATGAACTCGACCGCACACCGGGAGGCGATCCTCGAGGAACACTCCTCGCACGGGTGGGACCGGGGCGGCGTCGGCGTCTACATCGACGACGACGGCGCGGTCTACGCGTCGCACAACTTCTGTCTGGCGGCTTAA
- a CDS encoding YihY/virulence factor BrkB family protein codes for MDGKGTLVAIYRTASDRDITFLAAAFAYYAFVSLIPMVLLALVAGSLLGGEATAERLILVAGDFLPEAGEDLVTEALATEAGRAQATVVALAVAAWGALKVFRGLSLAFDMIYDEVSSDSLLEQVRDGLVVILAGVGALALMIVIGTVLGFAAGRVPFAGLLSWVTLLLGLVFVFLPIYYVLPPISVGAGEVLPGAVVAAVGWTVLQAGFQLYASNAGRYQAYGAVGAVLLFVTWLYFAGIIILLGAVVNVVRARPALAEP; via the coding sequence ATGGACGGGAAGGGAACGCTCGTCGCGATCTATCGCACGGCGAGCGACCGCGATATCACGTTTCTGGCTGCCGCGTTCGCTTACTACGCGTTCGTGTCGTTGATTCCGATGGTACTGCTCGCGCTCGTGGCCGGCTCGCTGCTGGGCGGCGAGGCCACGGCGGAACGGTTGATCCTGGTCGCCGGGGACTTCCTCCCAGAGGCCGGCGAAGACCTCGTTACCGAGGCGCTGGCGACCGAGGCCGGACGCGCCCAGGCGACCGTCGTCGCGCTCGCGGTCGCCGCCTGGGGTGCGCTCAAGGTGTTTCGTGGCCTCAGCCTCGCGTTCGATATGATCTACGACGAGGTGTCGTCGGATTCGCTGCTCGAGCAGGTCCGGGACGGGCTCGTCGTCATCCTCGCTGGCGTGGGCGCACTCGCGCTGATGATCGTGATCGGAACTGTTCTCGGGTTCGCCGCCGGCCGTGTTCCGTTCGCTGGGCTGTTGAGTTGGGTAACCCTCTTGCTCGGTCTCGTATTCGTCTTCCTGCCGATCTATTACGTGCTCCCGCCGATATCGGTCGGAGCCGGCGAGGTCCTGCCGGGGGCGGTCGTCGCGGCCGTCGGCTGGACCGTCCTGCAGGCGGGGTTCCAGCTCTACGCGTCGAACGCCGGGCGCTACCAGGCCTACGGCGCGGTCGGCGCGGTGTTGCTGTTCGTCACCTGGCTCTACTTTGCAGGGATCATCATCCTGCTCGGCGCAGTGGTCAACGTCGTTCGCGCTCGGCCCGCGCTCGCGGAGCCCTGA
- a CDS encoding AEC family transporter, whose protein sequence is MEVVGRLLALLVVLLLGTGLRSSGILDSGRTAALNAVAYYVALPALIFVSTYDQPIAGLLSPALLAGLLLVLFGTASIAWVVHRNRDTAARRSVAVVQSYHSNIGYLGLPLVAATFDADVTAVASVVLGVVTLMQLPLTILLLSTINGADVSLASEIRGLATNPVLLSLLVGLAFGSTAVPFPAAAATGLDYLGALALPLALLCVGASLEVDLPSIDPGATGSVVALKIGCMPVLAWVVFSLLEVDPATFTASVVMLGTPTAVSTFVFATELGGDAEFASLNVFTTTLASIATLFVLIALLG, encoded by the coding sequence ATGGAAGTCGTCGGCCGCCTGTTGGCGCTGCTCGTGGTGTTGCTCCTCGGGACCGGGCTCCGGTCGTCCGGAATCCTCGACAGCGGCCGAACCGCCGCGCTGAACGCCGTCGCCTACTACGTCGCGTTGCCCGCGCTGATCTTTGTCTCGACGTACGACCAGCCGATCGCCGGACTCCTCTCGCCGGCGCTGCTGGCCGGTCTCCTGCTCGTCCTGTTCGGGACGGCCTCGATCGCCTGGGTCGTCCACCGGAACCGCGACACTGCGGCGCGACGCAGCGTCGCCGTCGTCCAGTCGTACCACTCGAACATCGGCTACCTCGGGTTGCCGCTGGTCGCGGCGACCTTCGACGCCGACGTGACCGCGGTCGCGAGCGTCGTCCTTGGTGTCGTCACGCTGATGCAACTGCCGTTGACGATCCTGTTGCTCTCGACGATCAACGGGGCCGACGTCTCGCTCGCTTCGGAGATACGCGGGCTGGCGACCAACCCCGTGTTGCTCTCGCTACTCGTCGGTCTCGCCTTCGGATCGACCGCGGTTCCGTTCCCGGCAGCCGCGGCGACTGGGCTCGACTACCTCGGCGCGCTGGCGCTGCCGCTCGCGTTGCTCTGTGTGGGTGCGTCGCTCGAGGTGGACCTCCCCTCGATCGACCCCGGGGCGACGGGGTCGGTCGTCGCGCTCAAGATCGGCTGTATGCCGGTGCTGGCCTGGGTCGTCTTCTCCCTGCTGGAGGTCGACCCGGCGACGTTCACCGCGAGCGTGGTCATGCTGGGGACGCCGACCGCGGTCTCGACGTTCGTCTTCGCGACGGAACTCGGGGGCGATGCGGAGTTCGCCTCGCTGAACGTCTTCACGACGACGCTGGCCTCGATCGCGACGCTGTTCGTGTTGATCGCGCTGCTCGGCTGA
- a CDS encoding ester cyclase: MAEPNQEVESLLGDYVDVWNEADYSKLPDVVDESVDVFDPGAPGGELHGHDALEGFVREIRTGFPDFEVRLGDVLAAADVVMAEWTATGTHEGEFNGIPPTEREIELEGMDKFLLADGKVQEHRIYYDRQEMLEQLGVAEQ; this comes from the coding sequence ATGGCAGAACCGAATCAGGAGGTCGAATCACTACTCGGCGACTACGTAGACGTCTGGAACGAAGCGGACTACTCGAAGCTCCCCGACGTCGTCGACGAATCGGTCGACGTCTTCGATCCGGGCGCTCCCGGCGGAGAACTACACGGGCACGACGCGCTCGAGGGATTCGTCCGCGAGATCCGGACGGGATTCCCGGACTTCGAGGTCAGGCTCGGCGACGTGCTCGCCGCCGCCGACGTCGTCATGGCGGAGTGGACGGCCACCGGGACGCACGAGGGCGAATTCAACGGGATTCCGCCGACCGAACGCGAAATCGAACTCGAGGGGATGGACAAGTTCCTGCTCGCGGACGGTAAAGTGCAGGAGCATCGGATATACTACGACCGCCAGGAGATGCTCGAGCAGCTCGGCGTCGCGGAGCAGTGA
- a CDS encoding cupin domain-containing protein, producing MTDHRSKVTTVDPFVIVERPEDPRTDPLRLEYTVHPAPDSEGGVDLPHARWVADLADRHVNPRWDERFEVVDGALRVGIDGTETTLTEGEDVVIPATVPHRHWNPTPEPARVRYEARPGLRAAEALETLYTLAQAGRTDEEGVPNPLQFAVIQDAYPGYFYSTDQPRILQRAMVATLAPIGRLLGYEATYTRDEMGPLRRSSTR from the coding sequence ATGACAGACCACAGGTCGAAGGTAACGACCGTCGACCCGTTCGTGATCGTCGAACGCCCGGAGGATCCCCGAACGGATCCGCTCCGGTTGGAGTACACGGTTCACCCTGCGCCGGATTCTGAGGGGGGCGTCGATCTCCCACACGCCCGCTGGGTCGCCGACCTCGCCGATCGGCACGTCAATCCCCGGTGGGACGAACGGTTCGAAGTCGTCGACGGAGCGTTGCGAGTCGGTATCGACGGAACCGAAACGACGCTCACCGAGGGCGAGGACGTCGTCATTCCCGCTACCGTTCCCCACCGTCACTGGAACCCGACCCCCGAGCCGGCCCGCGTACGCTACGAAGCGCGTCCGGGGCTTCGAGCGGCCGAGGCCCTCGAGACGCTGTACACGCTCGCACAGGCCGGTCGGACCGACGAGGAGGGGGTCCCGAATCCGCTTCAGTTCGCGGTGATCCAGGACGCGTACCCTGGGTACTTCTATTCGACCGACCAGCCTCGGATCCTCCAGCGGGCAATGGTCGCCACGCTCGCGCCGATCGGGCGCCTGCTCGGGTACGAAGCCACCTACACGCGGGACGAAATGGGGCCCCTTCGACGGAGTTCGACGCGGTGA
- a CDS encoding ester cyclase, with protein MATEPQTAKAVVRRYTEEGYNEENPAVIEETVADDVVVHGLHGVDGSLHGSDAYLEWAGDLFRAMPDAEVETEALIAEGDMAAVHWTISGTQEGQLGELPATGESFTMRALAFFRIEDGEIVEKWYNPDELSMLEQLGLAD; from the coding sequence ATGGCAACGGAACCACAAACCGCGAAAGCCGTCGTTCGGCGATACACCGAAGAGGGGTACAACGAGGAGAACCCGGCGGTCATCGAGGAGACGGTAGCGGACGACGTCGTCGTCCACGGACTCCACGGGGTCGACGGGTCCCTGCACGGCAGCGACGCGTACCTCGAGTGGGCGGGCGACCTCTTCAGAGCGATGCCGGACGCGGAGGTCGAGACGGAGGCGTTGATCGCCGAGGGGGACATGGCGGCGGTCCACTGGACGATCAGCGGTACCCAGGAGGGGCAACTGGGGGAGCTGCCGGCAACGGGTGAATCCTTTACCATGCGCGCCCTCGCGTTCTTCCGGATCGAAGACGGCGAGATCGTCGAGAAGTGGTACAACCCCGACGAACTGAGCATGTTAGAGCAACTCGGCCTGGCGGACTGA
- a CDS encoding plastocyanin/azurin family copper-binding protein, which yields MTRSNAEKTDESTEEPTGDRLGFERRPLLKAVGAGTALAAGAGITTAGGDEDDESHEDDGYDGTDEGDGTDTASETREIHPVYGYPARDAAAIPDSIEPDHEITLDVAPPGPDQPPFLYFDPTGLRVDSGDVVQFTFASPDHTVTAMHPEIGLPQRVPDGAEPFSSPVQGPGSAWLYRFDHEGVYDIYCAPHLDFGMVMRVVVGTLEEAELPEYARTVEDLPSREDVSAGLNEMSEQNEGCEWPNLMPAGILGTDALDAMTIQRAGTVPFSAVVEELGYELIEAPEGPPSEVGEPTVRVRDHPDYGELLVGPEGMTVYMFDQDTRNAGESACSGDCADAWPPLTVDGDREPVAGDGVTADLETFERDTGERQVTANGWPLYYFSRDEEPGDVQGQGVNDVWWVLRPDGTPLRTDSDD from the coding sequence ATGACACGCTCGAACGCGGAGAAAACGGACGAATCGACCGAGGAACCGACCGGCGACCGGCTCGGTTTCGAACGGCGACCGCTCCTGAAAGCGGTCGGTGCCGGCACCGCACTCGCGGCCGGCGCCGGTATCACGACTGCTGGAGGGGACGAAGACGACGAATCCCACGAAGACGACGGGTACGACGGGACCGACGAGGGCGACGGCACCGACACGGCGTCCGAGACCCGGGAGATCCATCCCGTGTACGGCTATCCGGCGAGGGACGCCGCAGCGATTCCGGACTCCATCGAACCGGACCACGAAATCACGTTGGACGTCGCTCCACCCGGACCGGATCAGCCGCCGTTCCTCTACTTCGACCCCACCGGGCTTCGTGTCGATTCCGGTGACGTCGTGCAGTTCACGTTCGCCAGCCCCGACCACACCGTCACCGCCATGCATCCCGAGATCGGACTGCCCCAGCGGGTTCCTGACGGGGCCGAGCCGTTCTCGTCGCCCGTCCAGGGGCCGGGGTCGGCCTGGCTGTACCGCTTCGACCACGAGGGAGTGTACGACATCTACTGCGCTCCCCACCTCGATTTCGGCATGGTGATGCGGGTCGTCGTCGGAACCCTCGAGGAAGCGGAACTGCCGGAGTACGCGAGGACGGTCGAGGACCTGCCAAGCAGGGAGGACGTCAGTGCCGGGCTCAACGAGATGAGCGAGCAAAACGAGGGCTGCGAGTGGCCGAACCTGATGCCCGCCGGGATCCTCGGAACGGACGCGCTGGACGCGATGACCATCCAGAGAGCGGGTACGGTTCCGTTCAGCGCAGTCGTCGAGGAACTCGGCTACGAACTGATCGAAGCGCCCGAGGGACCACCCTCGGAAGTGGGTGAACCGACCGTCCGGGTCCGCGACCATCCCGACTACGGCGAGCTCCTGGTCGGCCCCGAGGGAATGACGGTCTACATGTTCGACCAGGATACACGGAATGCCGGCGAAAGCGCCTGTAGCGGTGACTGTGCGGACGCCTGGCCGCCACTAACTGTCGACGGCGACAGGGAGCCGGTCGCCGGCGATGGCGTGACCGCAGACCTCGAGACGTTCGAGCGGGACACCGGCGAGCGCCAGGTGACGGCGAACGGGTGGCCCCTGTACTACTTCTCGCGAGACGAGGAGCCGGGCGACGTCCAGGGACAGGGCGTCAACGACGTGTGGTGGGTCCTCCGACCGGACGGGACCCCGCTCAGGACCGACTCCGACGACTAG